The Chitinophaga sp. H8 genome contains a region encoding:
- a CDS encoding DUF1549 domain-containing protein produces the protein MTVATILLTITAVTPVVAGEGTTGDHFWFWSFLGRLHPMVVHFPVSLLVVALLMEVIGGKRKADSFRAGIRMLVFIGAISAVAAVVFGLLLSNTEDYGGDTLSIHQWTGIATMVFACITAGGYLKQWRFRKTLLTFTVVGVTIAGHYGAGLTHGEDYLTSVIPGNDSSADTSGAGNFLLAGHTGPLTDVQVQDLNLQVRTIFAHNCNNCHGEAKVKGKLRLDTKAFAMQGGENGVVIVPGDPGKSELMKRILLPKSHKKAMPAKGKSLTKEEVAVLDYWIKQGAPWPEGEQKSVFRVAALEPRTPDLPPATGDLVSPVDRFVNAYFQKHKISWHNLVDDRTYIRRVYLDVTGLLPPVDSIDAFIQNKQPDKRNTLVLNLLNRNNDYAQHWLTFWNDALRNDYSGTGYITGGRSDITKWLYTSLVENKPYNNFVKELISPSNESRGFIRGIEWRGTINSSQRTEMQAAQNVAQVFLGLNLKCASCHNSFVSDWKLEDAYAFANVFSDTTLEINHCDKPTGKMAGRRMLFKELGIIDPNAITKERLKQLADYLVQPKDGRLYRTVVNRVWAQLMGRGIVEPVDVMDNEPWSQDLLDWLAVDFVEKGYDIKQLIYTILTSRTYQLPSAGMKEAGEIVAPNYVFSGMLRRRLTAEQFTDAVSSAIYPVYPDSVVVYPLLPEHVKKEIPFARAALVKNDAFLTALGRPNRETVSTSRSSQASLLQALELTNGVQFNDAIKRGADKWKGMYPDAGVMVKEIYRNALGRLPSPEEQAVSQKALGSTPTTAEIQDFIWAMTLLPEFQLIY, from the coding sequence ATGACGGTTGCAACTATATTGCTGACCATAACAGCGGTAACACCTGTAGTAGCCGGTGAGGGGACTACAGGTGACCATTTCTGGTTTTGGTCATTCCTGGGAAGGTTACATCCCATGGTAGTGCATTTCCCTGTCAGCTTGCTGGTAGTGGCATTACTGATGGAGGTGATAGGTGGGAAACGTAAAGCAGATAGTTTTAGGGCCGGTATACGGATGCTGGTTTTTATCGGAGCTATCTCAGCAGTAGCGGCTGTTGTTTTTGGGTTGCTTTTATCCAATACGGAAGATTATGGAGGAGATACACTTTCCATACATCAATGGACGGGTATTGCTACGATGGTATTTGCCTGCATTACAGCAGGTGGGTATTTAAAACAATGGCGCTTCCGGAAAACATTACTCACATTCACAGTGGTTGGTGTTACTATTGCCGGGCATTATGGTGCAGGACTAACCCATGGCGAAGATTATCTGACGAGTGTGATACCAGGTAATGATTCCTCTGCTGATACTTCGGGAGCGGGCAATTTTTTATTAGCCGGGCATACCGGGCCACTAACGGATGTGCAGGTACAAGACCTGAACCTGCAGGTGCGTACTATTTTTGCCCATAACTGTAATAATTGCCATGGCGAAGCGAAGGTAAAAGGTAAACTAAGACTGGATACCAAGGCATTTGCCATGCAGGGCGGAGAAAACGGGGTGGTAATTGTGCCGGGAGACCCGGGAAAGAGTGAGCTGATGAAGCGCATTCTTTTACCAAAGAGTCACAAAAAGGCAATGCCTGCTAAGGGCAAATCTCTTACCAAAGAGGAAGTAGCGGTGCTCGACTATTGGATTAAACAAGGGGCTCCCTGGCCAGAGGGAGAACAAAAAAGTGTATTCCGTGTAGCGGCACTGGAACCAAGAACACCAGACCTCCCACCCGCTACCGGCGATCTCGTTTCGCCGGTAGACCGTTTTGTAAATGCTTATTTTCAAAAGCATAAAATCAGCTGGCATAATCTGGTAGACGACCGTACTTATATCCGTAGGGTATACCTGGATGTGACCGGCTTGTTACCCCCCGTGGATAGTATAGATGCCTTTATCCAGAATAAGCAACCGGATAAGCGGAATACCCTGGTACTTAACCTGCTTAACCGTAACAACGATTATGCGCAACACTGGCTTACTTTCTGGAATGATGCCCTGCGTAATGACTATAGTGGTACCGGCTATATTACCGGCGGCCGGTCAGACATTACCAAATGGCTCTACACTTCATTGGTTGAAAATAAACCCTACAACAATTTTGTAAAAGAACTGATCAGTCCTTCCAATGAATCCCGTGGTTTTATACGGGGGATTGAATGGAGGGGAACTATTAACTCCAGCCAGCGCACTGAAATGCAGGCCGCACAAAACGTGGCGCAGGTATTCCTGGGACTGAATCTCAAATGTGCTTCCTGCCATAATAGTTTTGTAAGCGACTGGAAACTGGAGGATGCATATGCTTTTGCCAATGTGTTTTCTGATACTACATTGGAAATTAATCATTGTGACAAGCCTACCGGTAAAATGGCTGGCCGGCGTATGCTGTTTAAGGAGCTGGGAATTATTGACCCCAATGCTATCACAAAAGAGCGTTTGAAACAACTGGCAGACTACCTCGTGCAACCTAAAGACGGTAGATTATACCGCACAGTGGTAAACCGTGTATGGGCGCAGCTGATGGGCCGTGGTATCGTAGAGCCGGTAGATGTAATGGATAATGAACCGTGGAGCCAGGACTTACTGGATTGGCTGGCGGTGGATTTTGTAGAAAAAGGTTATGATATCAAACAACTGATTTATACGATACTTACCTCCCGTACTTATCAACTGCCGTCTGCAGGAATGAAAGAGGCCGGAGAGATTGTAGCACCTAATTATGTGTTTAGCGGAATGTTGCGCAGGCGGCTTACGGCAGAACAGTTTACGGATGCGGTGAGCAGTGCTATTTATCCGGTATATCCTGACAGTGTAGTAGTATATCCGCTTTTGCCGGAGCACGTTAAAAAGGAAATTCCTTTTGCACGCGCTGCCCTGGTGAAAAATGATGCATTCCTGACAGCATTGGGGCGCCCTAACCGGGAAACTGTTTCTACTAGCAGATCATCCCAGGCAAGTTTACTGCAAGCCTTGGAGCTGACCAATGGGGTACAGTTTAACGATGCGATTAAACGTGGTGCTGATAAATGGAAAGGTATGTATCCGGATGCAGGTGTAATGGTAAAAGAGATTTACCGGAATGCACTGGGACGGTTACCTTCTCCTGAAGAACAGGCTGTTTCTCAGAAAGCTTTAGGCAGTACACCAACAACAGCGGAGATACAGGATTTTATATGGGCGATGACGTTATTACCGGAATTTCAGTTGATTTATTAA
- a CDS encoding 3-keto-disaccharide hydrolase yields the protein MLKTAASRYIPLAIAAVGLMIGGCQSSGNTGGKDGFVQIFDGKTLDGWEGDTTYWHVEDGKLVGQVTPDKPLKTNTFIVWQGGQPGDFELKAEFRITKDGNSGINYRSEMFEGIPHAMKGYQADIDGNNNYTGQNYEERGRTTLAYRGQKTMIPAPTAEVPGESKNNAWVTAAVTGSLGDIDSLKTHIKSEDWNECHLIVKGDHLQHYINGILMSDVTDKDTVNGKLKGMLGIQVHVGPPMKVEYRNIMLKQE from the coding sequence ATGTTAAAAACAGCAGCTTCAAGATATATTCCATTGGCAATAGCAGCAGTGGGGTTAATGATCGGAGGATGTCAATCCAGTGGCAATACAGGAGGCAAAGATGGTTTTGTACAAATATTTGATGGTAAAACATTAGATGGCTGGGAAGGGGATACTACTTACTGGCATGTAGAAGATGGTAAACTGGTAGGGCAGGTTACACCGGATAAACCACTCAAGACAAACACATTTATTGTTTGGCAGGGTGGTCAGCCGGGTGATTTTGAACTTAAGGCAGAGTTCCGGATTACTAAAGATGGTAATAGCGGGATTAATTACCGTAGTGAAATGTTTGAAGGTATTCCGCATGCCATGAAGGGATATCAGGCAGATATTGATGGTAATAATAACTACACCGGGCAGAATTATGAAGAACGCGGCAGGACTACATTGGCTTATCGCGGACAAAAAACGATGATACCTGCTCCTACTGCAGAAGTACCGGGCGAAAGCAAGAATAATGCCTGGGTAACCGCTGCCGTAACCGGATCATTAGGAGATATCGATTCCTTAAAAACCCATATCAAAAGCGAAGATTGGAATGAGTGTCATCTGATCGTGAAAGGAGATCACTTGCAACATTATATCAATGGCATTTTAATGAGTGACGTAACGGACAAGGATACTGTGAATGGAAAGCTGAAAGGAATGTTAGGCATACAGGTGCATGTTGGGCCACCCATGAAAGTAGAATATCGCAATATTATGCTGAAGCAGGAATAA
- a CDS encoding Gfo/Idh/MocA family protein has protein sequence MAKKKELNIGLIGCGFMGRTHSNGYLRARNFFPELAYTPVLKAVCSRSENKVKAFAEQWGYESVETDWKAIIARKDIDAVDICTPNDMHAEIAIAAAAAGKMVLCEKPLARTLEESKQMVDAIEKAGVKNTIWYNYRRLPAVTLAKKIIDSGKLGRIFHYRANFLQDWTINANLPQGGEGLWRMDADVAGSGVVGDLLSHCIDTAIWLNGGIKNVSAVAETFVKERMHQLTGKVEKVNIDDACAFLCHFNNGSLGLFESTRYARGHKALYTFEINGENASIRWDLHDLNRLEYFDNADDSTVRGWRSIHVTDGDQPYMDKWWVPGLGIGYEHSFVHQVADFLKSLETGAPCSPTFKEAYETQQVCQAVLDSAASGTWKDTQGK, from the coding sequence ATGGCAAAAAAGAAAGAACTGAATATTGGATTAATAGGATGTGGCTTTATGGGCAGAACACATTCCAATGGATATTTAAGGGCAAGGAATTTTTTCCCTGAACTCGCTTACACACCTGTATTAAAAGCGGTGTGTTCCCGTAGTGAAAATAAAGTAAAAGCATTCGCAGAACAATGGGGATATGAATCTGTGGAAACAGATTGGAAAGCAATAATTGCCCGCAAGGATATTGATGCGGTGGATATCTGTACGCCCAATGATATGCATGCAGAGATTGCTATCGCTGCAGCAGCGGCAGGCAAGATGGTACTGTGCGAAAAGCCTTTAGCCCGTACGTTGGAGGAATCCAAACAGATGGTAGATGCCATCGAAAAGGCAGGTGTTAAAAATACTATCTGGTATAATTACCGTCGTCTTCCGGCGGTAACCCTGGCCAAGAAAATCATTGATTCGGGAAAGCTGGGTCGGATCTTTCATTACCGTGCTAACTTTTTGCAGGACTGGACTATTAATGCCAACCTGCCACAAGGAGGCGAAGGGCTCTGGCGCATGGATGCGGATGTGGCAGGGTCTGGCGTAGTGGGAGATCTGCTTTCCCATTGTATCGATACTGCTATCTGGCTCAACGGAGGCATTAAAAATGTATCAGCAGTAGCCGAAACATTTGTTAAGGAAAGGATGCACCAGCTTACCGGTAAAGTAGAAAAAGTAAATATTGATGATGCTTGTGCTTTCCTGTGCCATTTTAATAATGGTTCCCTGGGACTTTTTGAATCTACCCGTTATGCCCGTGGACATAAAGCGTTATACACTTTCGAAATCAATGGTGAAAATGCCTCTATCCGCTGGGACCTGCATGATCTGAACCGGTTGGAATACTTTGATAATGCAGATGATTCTACGGTGCGTGGCTGGCGCTCTATTCATGTTACTGATGGGGATCAGCCTTACATGGATAAATGGTGGGTACCTGGTTTAGGTATCGGTTATGAGCATTCTTTTGTACATCAGGTAGCAGATTTTCTGAAAAGCCTGGAAACAGGAGCTCCTTGCTCACCTACTTTCAAAGAAGCCTACGAAACACAGCAGGTGTGTCAGGCAGTACTGGACTCTGCTGCTTCAGGCACCTGGAAGGATACCCAGGGCAAATAG